The following coding sequences lie in one Microvirga sp. 17 mud 1-3 genomic window:
- the mgrA gene encoding L-glyceraldehyde 3-phosphate reductase: MSYLPAETRYDSMIYNRCGRSGLKLPAISLGLWHNFGEDRTAANAREMCRTAFDLGITHFDLANNYGPPPGAAESLFGEVLRTDFRAFRDELVISTKAGYRMWPGPYGEWGSRKYLLSSLDQSLKRMGLDYVDIFYSHRFDPETPLEETMMALDSAVRQGKALYVGLSSYNARRTREAVAILRELKTPCIIHQPSYSMINRWIEEDGLLDVLEESGMGTIVFSPLAQGMLTGKYLGGVPEGSRAAAGKSLRQSFLSEDNLRRIRGLNAIAEKRGQTLAQMALAWVLRDPRVTTALIGASRPEQIADCVAALKTLAFSPEELAEIDRHAVEGGVNIWAASSERPGPSR; encoded by the coding sequence ATGTCCTACCTGCCCGCCGAGACCCGCTACGATTCGATGATCTACAACCGGTGCGGCCGCAGCGGCCTCAAGCTGCCGGCGATCTCCCTGGGGCTCTGGCACAATTTCGGCGAGGACCGGACCGCCGCCAATGCCCGTGAGATGTGCCGCACGGCCTTCGACCTCGGCATCACCCATTTCGACCTCGCCAACAATTACGGCCCGCCGCCCGGCGCCGCCGAGAGCCTCTTCGGCGAGGTGCTGCGCACGGATTTCCGAGCTTTTCGCGACGAGCTCGTGATCTCCACCAAGGCGGGCTACCGCATGTGGCCGGGCCCCTATGGCGAATGGGGCAGCCGCAAATACCTGCTCTCCAGCCTCGACCAGAGCCTGAAGCGCATGGGTCTCGATTACGTGGACATCTTCTATTCCCACCGCTTCGACCCGGAGACGCCGCTGGAAGAGACCATGATGGCCCTCGATTCCGCCGTGCGGCAGGGCAAGGCGCTCTATGTGGGCCTCTCGTCCTACAATGCCCGCCGCACCCGCGAGGCGGTGGCGATCCTGCGCGAACTGAAGACGCCCTGCATCATCCACCAGCCGAGCTATTCCATGATTAACCGGTGGATCGAGGAGGACGGGCTCCTCGACGTGCTGGAAGAATCCGGCATGGGCACCATCGTGTTCTCGCCCCTCGCCCAGGGCATGCTCACGGGCAAATATCTCGGCGGAGTTCCGGAAGGCAGCCGCGCGGCGGCCGGAAAGTCCCTGCGCCAGAGCTTCCTGAGCGAGGACAACCTGCGCCGGATCCGGGGTCTCAACGCCATCGCCGAGAAGCGCGGCCAGACCCTGGCCCAGATGGCCCTGGCCTGGGTGCTGCGTGACCCGCGGGTGACGACCGCGCTCATCGGCGCGAGCCGCCCCGAGCAGATCGCTGATTGCGTGGCGGCGCTGAAGACCCTCGCGTTCTCGCCGGAGGAACTGGCCGAGATCGACCGGCACGCGGTCGAGGGCGGCGTGAACATCTGGGCGGCCTCCTCGGAGCGTCCCGGCCCTTCCCGCTAA
- a CDS encoding nucleoside deaminase — MDKPVSGKTDPGLDPMGAAFAEAHAAAARGEVPVGAAVVKDGRVIASAGNAPRALRDPSAHAEILAIRRACEALDDERLAGCDLYVTLEPCTMCAAAISFARIRRIYFAASDPKGGAVENGVRFFHQPTCHHAPEVYGGIREGEAAALLREFFAERREGSMPPGEGS, encoded by the coding sequence ATGGATAAACCCGTTTCCGGCAAAACCGATCCCGGACTCGATCCGATGGGTGCGGCCTTCGCGGAGGCCCATGCGGCGGCCGCGCGCGGCGAGGTGCCGGTGGGCGCGGCCGTGGTCAAGGACGGCCGGGTAATCGCCTCCGCCGGCAATGCCCCGCGCGCCCTGCGTGACCCCTCGGCCCATGCAGAGATCCTGGCCATCCGCCGGGCCTGCGAGGCCCTGGACGACGAGCGCCTGGCGGGCTGCGATCTCTATGTGACGCTCGAGCCTTGCACCATGTGTGCGGCCGCGATTTCCTTCGCGCGCATCCGCCGGATCTATTTTGCGGCCTCGGACCCGAAGGGCGGCGCCGTCGAGAACGGCGTCCGCTTCTTCCACCAGCCCACCTGCCACCACGCCCCGGAGGTCTATGGCGGCATCCGCGAGGGGGAGGCGGCGGCTTTGCTCAGGGAGTTCTTTGCGGAAAGGCGCGAGGGATCCATGCCCCCGGGCGAGGGGAGCTGA
- the rsmD gene encoding 16S rRNA (guanine(966)-N(2))-methyltransferase RsmD produces MRIVGGRWRGRSLKGPSSDAIRPTSDRLRETLFNILQHSYDDPVEGARVLDLFAGTGAMGLEALSRGAAFALFVDDGAQARGLIRENVEAVGAGGATRLFRRDATRMGAAAPNAPFSLVFCDPPYGKDLAPKALTSCAAGGWLVPDALVVVEEAQGVTVSLPDGFDEIERRDYGETKVVFGRYRA; encoded by the coding sequence ATGAGAATCGTGGGCGGGCGCTGGCGCGGCCGCTCGCTCAAGGGGCCGAGCTCGGATGCGATCCGCCCGACCTCGGACCGCCTGCGCGAGACGCTCTTCAACATCCTCCAGCATTCCTATGACGACCCGGTCGAGGGCGCGCGCGTGCTCGACCTCTTCGCCGGCACCGGCGCCATGGGGTTGGAAGCACTCTCCCGCGGGGCCGCCTTCGCGCTGTTCGTGGACGACGGCGCCCAGGCGCGCGGCCTGATCCGCGAAAACGTGGAAGCCGTCGGCGCCGGCGGCGCCACGCGCCTCTTCCGCCGCGACGCCACCCGCATGGGTGCGGCGGCACCGAACGCCCCCTTCTCGCTCGTCTTCTGCGACCCGCCCTACGGCAAGGACCTGGCCCCGAAGGCGCTCACCTCCTGCGCGGCCGGCGGCTGGCTCGTGCCCGATGCGCTCGTGGTGGTCGAGGAAGCGCAAGGCGTCACCGTCTCGCTGCCGGACGGTTTCGACGAGATCGAGCGGCGGGATTACGGGGAGACCAAGGTGGTGTTCGGGCGCTACCGGGCCTGA
- the purD gene encoding phosphoribosylamine--glycine ligase has translation MNILLIGSGGREHALAWSMAASPLCDRLFVAPGNPGTAQQGENVALDVTDHAAVIAFCRRESIDFVVVGPEAPLVAGLVDDLAAAGIKAFGPTRAAAQLEGSKAFTKDFCAEFGIPTAAYRRFTDAEAAKTYLRNYGVPIVVKADGLAAGKGVVVATSFEEAEAAVDAMLGGSFGEAGAEVVIEAYLEGEEASFFALCDGKTAIPFGTAQDHKRVHDGDEGPNTGGMGAYSPAAVLTPELQSRVMREIIEPTLAGMRARGTPYTGILYAGLMLTKDGPQLIEYNARLGDPETQVLLPRLKSDLVTAFLAACDGVLDSISLQWRPEAALTVVMAAKGYPGPVEKGSEIRGIAQAEGMEDVIVFHAGTKQEGDRIVSQGGRVLNVTALGTTITAAQKRAYEAVARIDWPEGFCRHDIGWRAVERERG, from the coding sequence ATGAACATCCTTCTCATCGGATCCGGCGGGCGCGAGCACGCCTTGGCCTGGAGCATGGCGGCGAGCCCTCTCTGCGACCGGCTTTTCGTCGCGCCCGGCAATCCGGGCACGGCGCAGCAGGGCGAGAACGTCGCCCTCGACGTGACGGATCATGCGGCCGTCATCGCGTTCTGTCGCCGGGAGAGCATCGATTTCGTGGTGGTCGGGCCGGAGGCGCCGCTCGTGGCGGGGCTCGTGGACGATCTGGCGGCTGCCGGGATCAAGGCTTTCGGGCCCACCCGGGCGGCCGCGCAGCTCGAAGGCTCGAAAGCCTTCACCAAGGATTTCTGCGCCGAATTCGGCATTCCGACAGCCGCCTACCGCCGCTTCACGGATGCGGAGGCGGCCAAGACCTATCTCCGAAATTATGGGGTGCCGATCGTCGTCAAGGCGGACGGCCTCGCGGCCGGCAAGGGCGTGGTCGTCGCGACCTCGTTCGAGGAGGCGGAGGCCGCCGTGGACGCCATGCTCGGCGGAAGTTTCGGAGAGGCTGGGGCCGAAGTGGTGATCGAGGCCTATCTGGAAGGCGAGGAGGCGAGCTTCTTCGCCCTGTGCGATGGAAAGACTGCGATCCCGTTCGGCACCGCGCAGGACCACAAGCGCGTCCATGATGGCGACGAAGGGCCGAATACCGGCGGCATGGGCGCCTATTCGCCCGCCGCGGTGCTGACACCGGAACTCCAGTCGCGCGTGATGCGCGAGATCATCGAGCCAACGCTGGCCGGAATGCGTGCTCGGGGCACGCCCTATACGGGCATCCTCTATGCGGGCCTGATGCTCACGAAGGATGGTCCCCAGCTCATCGAATACAATGCGCGCCTCGGAGACCCCGAAACACAGGTCCTGCTGCCGCGCCTGAAGTCGGACCTCGTGACTGCTTTCCTCGCCGCCTGCGACGGCGTTCTCGACAGCATCTCGCTACAATGGCGGCCGGAGGCGGCGCTCACGGTCGTCATGGCCGCGAAGGGCTATCCCGGCCCGGTCGAGAAGGGCTCCGAGATCCGCGGCATCGCCCAGGCCGAGGGCATGGAGGACGTGATCGTCTTCCACGCAGGCACGAAGCAGGAGGGCGACAGGATCGTGAGCCAGGGCGGGCGGGTCCTCAATGTCACTGCCCTGGGCACCACGATCACGGCGGCGCAGAAGCGCGCCTACGAGGCGGTGGCCCGCATCGACTGGCCGGAGGGGTTCTGCCGACACGACATCGGCTGGCGCGCGGTGGAGCGCGAGCGGGGCTGA
- a CDS encoding alpha/beta fold hydrolase, translated as MSDDLFPGFESHWIDTEAGRIFARSKGDGPPLMLLHGFPQTHVMWHRLAPALAETHRVVCMDLRGYGWSSVPRSDAAHETYSKRAMGRDVIAVMEALGHVRFALAGHDRGARVAYRLALDHPGRVERLSLLDILPTSYVWAQMKAGHVPEAHWGFLSRPAPEPEQEIGRNPIPYFEGLMKLWSAPGDLSAFDPRAMRAYRDGFNEPTRIHAFCEDYRAGATRDIEADEADRSARRTIQCPVQLIWSDFYLVSGTSGENQHPLDIWRSTFAPDITGVGVSSGHFVAEEMPGATLAALREFLGT; from the coding sequence ATGAGCGACGATCTTTTTCCCGGCTTCGAATCCCACTGGATCGACACGGAGGCGGGGCGCATCTTCGCACGTTCGAAGGGCGACGGCCCTCCCCTCATGCTGCTGCACGGCTTTCCTCAGACCCATGTGATGTGGCACCGCCTCGCGCCCGCTTTGGCCGAGACGCACCGGGTGGTCTGCATGGACCTGCGCGGCTACGGCTGGTCCTCGGTCCCGCGCAGCGATGCCGCGCACGAGACTTATTCCAAGCGCGCCATGGGGCGGGACGTGATCGCCGTCATGGAGGCCCTGGGCCATGTGCGCTTCGCGCTCGCGGGGCACGACCGGGGCGCGCGGGTCGCCTATCGCCTCGCCCTCGACCATCCGGGCCGCGTCGAGAGGCTTTCGCTCCTCGACATCCTGCCGACCTCCTATGTCTGGGCGCAGATGAAGGCAGGCCACGTTCCGGAGGCCCATTGGGGCTTCCTCTCCCGGCCGGCCCCCGAGCCCGAGCAAGAAATCGGCCGTAATCCGATTCCCTATTTCGAGGGCCTCATGAAGCTCTGGTCCGCCCCAGGCGACCTGTCCGCCTTCGACCCGCGCGCCATGCGCGCTTACCGGGACGGCTTCAACGAGCCCACCCGCATCCACGCCTTCTGCGAGGATTACCGCGCCGGCGCGACCCGGGACATCGAGGCCGACGAGGCGGACCGGTCAGCGCGCCGTACGATCCAGTGCCCCGTGCAGCTCATCTGGAGCGATTTCTACCTGGTGAGCGGCACGAGCGGCGAGAACCAGCACCCGCTCGACATCTGGCGCTCCACCTTCGCGCCGGATATCACGGGCGTCGGCGTCTCGTCCGGCCATTTCGTGGCGGAGGAGATGCCAGGCGCGACGCTGGCGGCCCTGCGGGAGTTCCTAGGGACATAG
- a CDS encoding zinc-dependent alcohol dehydrogenase family protein has translation MKAVVYEQFSAPPRIMNVPDPEPSDEGVVVKVEATGLCRSDWHGWMGHDPDIVLPHVPGHELAGTVLATGRQVTRFKVGDRVTVPFVAGCGHCRECHSGNQQVCEHQFQPGFTAWGSFAEYVALDHADLNLVALPESLDYATAASLGCRFVTSFRAVVDQGRVKPGEWVAVHGCGGVGLSAIMIASAMGANVVAVDLTPDKLDLARTLGAVATIQASPGTDVVAAVRDVTDGGAHVSIDALGHPATCFNSISNLRRRGRHVQVGLMLGDHARPVIPMDKVIAHELEIYGSHGMQAFRYDAMMAMIATGKLAPQRLIGRHIALDEAPEALMAMDRFEGTGITVITRF, from the coding sequence ATGAAAGCCGTCGTCTACGAGCAGTTCTCCGCGCCGCCGCGCATCATGAATGTGCCGGATCCGGAGCCCTCCGACGAGGGCGTGGTGGTGAAGGTGGAGGCGACGGGTCTGTGCCGGAGCGACTGGCACGGCTGGATGGGGCACGACCCCGACATCGTGCTGCCGCACGTGCCCGGGCATGAGCTCGCCGGCACGGTGCTCGCCACCGGCCGGCAGGTGACGCGCTTCAAGGTCGGCGACCGGGTGACGGTGCCGTTCGTGGCCGGATGCGGCCATTGCCGGGAATGCCATTCGGGCAACCAGCAGGTCTGCGAACACCAGTTCCAGCCCGGCTTCACGGCCTGGGGCTCGTTTGCCGAATACGTGGCGCTCGACCATGCTGACCTCAACCTCGTTGCGTTGCCGGAGAGCCTCGATTACGCGACCGCCGCCAGCCTCGGCTGTCGGTTCGTGACCTCCTTCCGGGCCGTGGTGGACCAGGGCCGCGTGAAGCCGGGCGAGTGGGTGGCGGTACATGGCTGCGGCGGCGTCGGCCTCTCGGCCATCATGATCGCGTCCGCCATGGGCGCCAACGTGGTGGCGGTGGACCTTACGCCCGACAAGCTCGATCTCGCGCGCACGCTCGGCGCCGTCGCGACAATCCAAGCCTCCCCCGGCACGGACGTGGTGGCGGCCGTCAGGGACGTCACGGATGGCGGCGCGCATGTCTCCATCGATGCGCTCGGGCATCCTGCCACCTGCTTCAACTCCATCTCCAATCTGCGCCGCCGCGGGCGCCACGTGCAGGTGGGGCTGATGCTCGGGGACCATGCCCGCCCGGTCATCCCCATGGACAAGGTCATCGCGCATGAGCTCGAGATCTACGGCAGTCACGGCATGCAGGCTTTCCGCTACGACGCGATGATGGCCATGATCGCGACCGGCAAGCTCGCGCCGCAGCGGCTCATCGGCCGGCATATCGCTCTCGACGAGGCACCCGAAGCGCTCATGGCCATGGACCGCTTCGAGGGGACGGGCATCACGGTGATCACCCGCTTCTGA
- a CDS encoding calcium-binding protein: MSVSLPHAMQVNLSGTFGATIVSLSDGNYMVAWAETEGQTQVASIYDMILRPDGTVLRGKETVYQKQGTDFMTVIGKTLSDGSTVLVWSDPSVDKIQVKFFGPPQQGHELKSGDPLVISDADTSTVIPHSVAAQANGGFSVVYAGSITTESGSENWLIRSAVTQNDGTWGHVAEAVHSSPAHEGGIVASQAMPNGNVTTLVAQAGTTDTTLLAIPDIINNPKKIWTLATIATTEETHPGLTALANGGFVAAWDDRSAANSPVMHLQVFSSEGQAVGKPVLFAMPNLPIEGSPQISPLANGGFAVSFTVRVGAGDTDIYVAACSADGTITQEAATVGTTTAGSQYNPFVAPLANGSFIIGWRDEGFSFKTELFGTADVPSGPSTPDTPSQPSNPAGSAPVLQGTSRADRLTGADGNDVIKGLAGNDVLKGQAGNDKLYGGAGKDVLYGGAGQDIFVFDAKFNKKTNLDKIADFTVKDDTLWLENSLFKANKTLYAAIKKGSEAKPAKMASKFFTVGDKAKDANDFFIYDKKTGVLSYDADGSGSKAAVEIATLKKGLKLTEKDFFFV; this comes from the coding sequence ATGTCAGTATCGCTTCCCCACGCCATGCAGGTGAATCTGTCCGGCACCTTTGGCGCTACCATCGTCTCCCTGTCGGACGGGAATTACATGGTCGCGTGGGCGGAGACCGAGGGCCAGACCCAGGTCGCCTCCATTTACGACATGATCCTCAGGCCAGATGGCACGGTGCTACGCGGGAAGGAGACCGTCTACCAGAAACAGGGGACGGATTTTATGACCGTCATAGGGAAAACCCTATCGGACGGCTCGACGGTCCTCGTGTGGAGCGACCCTTCGGTCGACAAAATACAGGTCAAGTTTTTCGGCCCTCCCCAACAGGGCCATGAGTTGAAGTCAGGGGATCCGCTCGTCATAAGCGATGCGGATACTTCGACCGTCATTCCCCATAGCGTCGCAGCCCAGGCAAATGGCGGGTTCTCCGTTGTCTATGCAGGCTCCATCACGACCGAATCCGGTTCCGAAAACTGGTTGATCCGAAGCGCTGTGACACAGAACGACGGAACGTGGGGCCATGTCGCCGAGGCGGTTCACAGCTCCCCTGCTCATGAAGGCGGCATAGTTGCGTCTCAAGCGATGCCCAATGGGAACGTCACGACCCTGGTCGCGCAAGCCGGCACGACAGATACGACGCTCCTGGCAATCCCGGATATCATCAATAATCCAAAGAAAATCTGGACTCTCGCGACGATTGCGACGACGGAGGAAACCCATCCAGGCCTCACGGCCCTTGCGAATGGCGGGTTTGTGGCGGCCTGGGACGATCGATCGGCGGCAAACAGCCCGGTCATGCACCTCCAGGTCTTCAGCTCCGAGGGCCAGGCGGTCGGGAAGCCCGTGCTGTTCGCGATGCCCAATCTGCCGATCGAAGGCTCCCCTCAGATCTCGCCTCTGGCAAATGGCGGCTTTGCCGTCAGCTTCACGGTTCGGGTGGGCGCCGGCGATACAGACATCTATGTAGCTGCCTGCTCAGCCGACGGCACGATTACCCAAGAAGCGGCCACGGTGGGAACTACTACGGCGGGCTCACAATACAATCCCTTCGTGGCGCCTCTTGCGAACGGCTCATTCATCATCGGCTGGAGGGACGAAGGGTTCTCGTTCAAGACAGAACTTTTCGGCACGGCCGATGTGCCTTCGGGGCCAAGCACGCCGGACACCCCCAGCCAGCCGAGCAATCCCGCCGGTTCGGCTCCTGTTCTCCAAGGCACGTCCCGGGCCGACCGGCTCACCGGCGCGGACGGCAACGATGTGATCAAGGGCCTCGCTGGCAACGATGTGCTCAAGGGCCAAGCCGGCAACGACAAGCTCTACGGCGGGGCCGGCAAGGACGTGCTTTATGGTGGCGCCGGCCAGGACATCTTTGTGTTCGATGCCAAGTTCAACAAAAAGACCAACCTCGACAAGATCGCCGACTTTACCGTCAAGGACGACACGCTCTGGCTGGAGAACAGCCTGTTCAAGGCGAACAAGACGCTTTACGCCGCGATCAAGAAGGGCAGCGAGGCCAAGCCGGCGAAGATGGCGAGCAAGTTCTTCACGGTCGGCGACAAGGCCAAGGATGCCAACGACTTCTTCATCTACGACAAGAAGACGGGCGTGCTGTCCTATGATGCCGACGGGTCCGGGTCGAAGGCAGCGGTGGAGATTGCGACCCTCAAGAAGGGCCTCAAGCTGACCGAAAAGGACTTCTTCTTCGTCTGA
- a CDS encoding pseudouridine synthase, with protein MTDSNDDHRKGRPPGRPDRGRTSGDRPFRKPREAGDRPFRARGDDKPFRSRDADDRPRRPRADGDKPFRPRREEGDRPFRGRGGDERPRRPAPVREERPRAAREAQPETRAIEPAEERIAKVIARAGIASRRDAEVLIAEGRVTLNGEVLTSPAINVTAADKITVDGEPLPAKERTRLWLYHKPRGLVTTARDPEGRPTVFESLPEDLPRVVAIGRLDINTEGLLLLTNDGGLAKVIAHPETGWLRRYKVRAHGEVTQADLDRLKDGVTVDDMEYGPVEARLDRMQGDNVWLTLGLREGKNREVKRILEHLGLQVNRLIRLSFGPFQLGDIEQGLVEEVRTKVLKDQLGTALATEAGVDFESPVREPIAPFGSPKKERAERGEHREERPSRFGRGRDDERPRRHRDEDERPFRSRGGDERRGFEDEEPKKRPSRLEAKRSVWRATDEDESAPHKAPRRGADPKAARAANAERPRQRVGAIESGEGRKVVVERLVGETRDEAPARDEERTRRPGPRGVSKGTPRGEREGGFSRPRRDDEDRPRRAAGDRPFRARSDEGERPRRPRPEGDRPFRSRDEAGGRPFKPRRDEGDRPFRARGDDDRPRRGPPRGDGSPRGSAPHGAGKGRPGSFSKGGPKGGGFKGGPRGGSKGGPRGRRP; from the coding sequence ATGACCGACAGCAACGATGATCATCGTAAGGGCCGTCCTCCCGGACGCCCCGATCGTGGCCGCACTTCCGGTGACCGGCCCTTCCGCAAGCCCCGCGAGGCCGGCGACCGGCCGTTCCGCGCGCGTGGCGACGACAAGCCGTTCCGCAGCCGTGACGCCGACGACCGTCCGCGCCGTCCGCGGGCCGATGGCGACAAGCCTTTCCGCCCCCGCCGCGAGGAGGGAGACCGTCCCTTCCGCGGCCGTGGCGGCGACGAGCGCCCGCGCCGTCCCGCGCCTGTGCGCGAGGAGCGCCCGCGCGCGGCCCGCGAAGCCCAGCCCGAGACCCGGGCCATCGAGCCGGCCGAAGAGCGGATCGCCAAGGTCATCGCCCGGGCCGGCATCGCATCGCGCCGGGACGCAGAGGTGCTGATCGCCGAGGGCCGCGTGACCCTCAACGGCGAGGTGCTTACCTCCCCGGCCATCAACGTGACGGCGGCCGACAAGATCACCGTGGACGGCGAGCCCCTGCCGGCCAAGGAGCGCACGCGCCTTTGGCTCTACCACAAGCCGCGCGGCCTCGTGACCACGGCCCGCGACCCGGAGGGACGCCCCACCGTATTCGAGAGCCTGCCGGAGGACCTGCCCCGGGTGGTGGCCATCGGCCGCCTCGACATCAACACGGAAGGGCTCCTGCTCCTCACCAATGACGGCGGCCTCGCCAAGGTGATCGCCCATCCGGAAACGGGCTGGCTGCGCCGCTACAAGGTGCGCGCCCACGGAGAGGTGACCCAGGCGGACCTTGACCGGCTGAAGGACGGCGTCACGGTCGACGATATGGAATACGGCCCCGTCGAGGCACGGCTCGACCGGATGCAGGGCGACAACGTGTGGCTGACACTCGGCCTGCGCGAGGGCAAGAACCGTGAGGTCAAGCGCATCCTCGAGCATCTCGGCCTTCAGGTGAACCGGCTGATCCGCCTGTCCTTCGGGCCGTTCCAGCTCGGGGACATCGAGCAGGGCCTGGTCGAGGAAGTCCGCACCAAGGTCCTCAAGGACCAGCTCGGCACTGCGCTCGCGACTGAGGCGGGCGTCGATTTCGAAAGCCCCGTACGTGAGCCCATCGCGCCCTTCGGGTCGCCGAAGAAGGAACGTGCGGAACGCGGCGAGCACCGCGAGGAGCGCCCCTCCCGCTTCGGCCGGGGACGGGACGACGAGCGCCCGCGCCGCCATCGGGACGAGGACGAGCGGCCCTTCCGCAGCCGCGGCGGCGACGAGCGCCGGGGCTTTGAGGATGAGGAGCCGAAGAAGCGCCCCTCCCGCCTGGAAGCGAAGCGGAGCGTCTGGCGCGCGACCGACGAGGACGAATCCGCGCCGCACAAGGCGCCGCGCCGCGGTGCCGACCCGAAGGCGGCCCGCGCGGCCAATGCGGAGCGACCGCGCCAGCGAGTCGGCGCCATCGAGTCCGGCGAAGGCCGGAAGGTGGTGGTCGAGCGCCTGGTCGGCGAGACGCGGGACGAAGCTCCGGCCCGCGACGAGGAGCGGACCCGCAGGCCGGGCCCGCGGGGAGTGTCGAAAGGAACCCCGAGGGGCGAACGCGAGGGCGGGTTCTCCCGTCCGCGACGGGACGACGAGGACCGCCCGCGCCGCGCAGCCGGCGACAGGCCGTTCAGGGCCCGCAGCGATGAGGGCGAGCGCCCGCGCCGCCCACGCCCGGAGGGGGATCGACCCTTCCGATCCCGTGATGAGGCCGGCGGACGGCCGTTCAAGCCGCGGCGCGACGAGGGCGACAGGCCCTTCCGCGCCCGTGGGGACGACGACCGGCCCCGCCGTGGCCCGCCCCGGGGCGACGGCTCGCCCCGTGGCTCCGCGCCGCACGGCGCCGGGAAGGGACGTCCCGGCAGCTTCAGCAAGGGCGGCCCGAAAGGTGGCGGCTTCAAGGGAGGTCCGCGCGGCGGCTCCAAAGGGGGGCCGCGAGGCCGCCGTCCGTGA